A genome region from Arachis duranensis cultivar V14167 chromosome 6, aradu.V14167.gnm2.J7QH, whole genome shotgun sequence includes the following:
- the LOC107491844 gene encoding germin-like protein subfamily 1 member 7, which yields MKAIYFLVGLLALASSFASAYDPSPLQDFCVALNDTHNAVFVNGNICKDPRVVVAEDFFKHVDPGNVDNKLGSNVTPVSVNELPGLNTLGISLARLDFAPKGLIPPHTPPRATEILTVLEGTLFVGFVTSNQNNTNRLFTKVLNKGDVFVFPIGLIHFQFNVGYGNAVAISGLSSQNPGVITIANAVFGSTPPISPEVLTKAFQVDKKVINYLEKQF from the exons ATGAAAGCAATCTACTTCCTTGTTGGTTTGTTGGCTTTGGCATCCTCTTTTGCATCTGCCTATGATCCCAGTCCACTGCAAGATTTCTGTGTGGCTCTCAATGACACCCACAATGCTG TATTTGTGAATGGAAACATTTGCAAAGACCCTAGAGTTGTAGTAGCTGAAGATTTCTTCAAGCATGTAGATCCTGGGAATGTTGACAACAAACTTGGCTCAAACGTAACTCCTGTCAGTGTTAACGAACTACCCGGACTTAACACACTCGGCATATCACTTGCTCGCCTAGATTTTGCACCTAAGGGTTTAATCCCTCCTCACACTCCCCCTCGAGCCACAGAGATTTTGACAGTTCTTGAAGGCACTCTCTTTGTTGGATTTGTCACTTCCAATCAAAACAACACCAACCGTCTTTTTACTAAAGTGCTCAACAAGGGTGACGTGTTTGTGTTCCCAATTGGTCTCATTCATTTCCAATTCAACGTCGGTTATGGCAACGCTGTTGCTATTTCTGGTCTTAGCAGTCAGAATCCAGGTGTTATTACAATTGCAAATGCTGTTTTTGGATCCACTCCACCTATTTCTCCTGAAGTTTTGACTAAAGCTTTTCAAGTGgataaaaaagtaattaactACCTTGAAAAACAGTTCTGA
- the LOC107491990 gene encoding probable UDP-N-acetylglucosamine--peptide N-acetylglucosaminyltransferase SEC isoform X1, whose product MAVISVHGDGRHHNHLHPPQLTGSAGSSRPFFSSDCIEPSSLSLLPLHGHASSTEADEELYLSLAHQMYKSGNHKQALEHSKAVYERNPLHVDNLLLMGAIYYQLRDFDMCIAKNEEALGIDSRFAECYGNMANAWKEKGNVDIAIQYYLIAIDINPNFADAWSNLASAYMHKGRVAEAVRCCRQALAINPLMVDAHSNLGNLMKARGLVQEAYSCYFEALRIQPTFAIAWSNLAGLFMESGDFNRALQYYKEAVKLKPSFPDAYLNMGHVYKALGMAQQATACYQNTLQTRPNCAIAYGNLASIYYEQGQLENTILHYKQAIACDPRFSEAYNNLGNALKDVGRVEEAIHCYNQCLALQDNHPQALTNLGNVYMELNMVSAAASYYKAALCVTTGLSAPYNNLAIIYKQQGNYADAISCYNKVLCNDPLAADAFVNRGNTFKEVGRVSDAIQDYIRAIAVKPSMAEAHANLASAYKDSGHVEAAVKSYEQALILRPDFPEATCNLLHTLQCVCSWEDRDKMFSEVEGILMKQINISVLPSVQPFHAIAYPLDPMLALEISRKYASHCSLIASRFALPPFSHPAPVPIKCEGGYERLRVGYVPIKCEGGYERLRVGYVSSDFGNHPLSHLMGSIFGMHNRKNVEVFCYALSPSDGSEWRQRIQFEAEHFVDVSAMSSDHIAKMINQDNIHILVNLNGYTKGARNEIFAMQPAPIQVSYMGFPGTTGATYIDYLVTDEFVSPLGSAHIYSEKLVHLPHCYFVNDYKQKNQDVLNPKCQHKRSDYGLPEDKFVFACFNQLYKMDPEIFSTWCRILKRVPNSALWLLRFPAAGERRLRAYAAAQGLQPDQIIFTDVAMKNEHIRRSALADLFLDTPLCNAHTTGTDILWAGLPMITLPLEKMATRVAGSLCLATGLGEEMIVPSMKEYEERAVSLALSRPKLQALTNKLKSVRMTCPLFDTARWVRNLERGYFKMWNLHCSGQRPQHFKVTENDLEYPYDR is encoded by the exons ATGGCCGTGATCTCCGTCCACGGCGATGGCCGCCATCACAACCACCTCCATCCGCCGCAGCTCACTGGTTCCGCCGGCTCCTCTCGACCGTTTTTCTCCAGTGATTGCATCGAGCCTTCCTCGCTAAGCCTTCTACCCTTACACGGCCATGCTTCTTCTACCGAAG CTGATGAAGAACTCTATTTGTCACTTGCACACCAAATGTATAAATCTGGGAACCATAAGCAAGCGCTAGAACATAGTAAAGCTGTTTATGAGAGAAATCCGCTTCATGTTGACAATTTACTTCTTATGGGTGCAATTTATTACCAG TTGCGTGATTTTGATATGTGTATTGCAAAAAATGAGGAGGCGCTTGGGATTGATTCCCGTTTTGCTGAGTGTTATGGGAACATGGCAAATGCGTGGAAG GAAAAAGGAAACGTTGACATTGCCATTCAATACTACCTGATTGCCATTGAT ATAAATCCAAATTTTGCTGATGCGTGGTCAAACCTAGCTAGTGCATACATGCATAAAGGGAGAGTCGCTGAAGCAGTACGGTGCTGTCGACAAGCACTAGCTATAAATCCTCTGATG GTAGATGCTCATAGCAACCTGGGAAACCTAATGAAAGCTCGAGGGTTGGTGCAAGAA GCATACAGTTGTTACTTTGAGGCATTGCGCATTCAACCTACTTTTGCTATTGCGTGGTCAAATCTTGCTGGTCTTTTCATGGAGTCTGGTGATTTCAACAGAGCCCTTCAGTATTACAAA GAAGCAGTGAAACTCAAACCTTCCTTTCCTGATGCATACCTGAACATGGGACATGTGTACAAA GCTTTAGGAATGGCTCAACAAGCTACTGCATGTTACCAAAATACTCTTCAGACACGGCCTAACTGTGCCATAGCTTATG GTAACTTGGCAAGTATATACTATGAGCAAGGACAACTGGAAAATACAATTTTACATTATAAGCAAGCTATCGCATGTGACCCCAGATTTTCAGAGGCTTACAATAATTTG GGCAATGCACTAAAAGATGTTGGCAGAGTGGAAGAAGCAATCCATTGCTACAAT CAATGCCTTGCCTTGCAAGATAACCACCCCCAAGCACTGACCAATCTTGGAAATGTATACATGGAATT GAATATGGTGTCTGCTGCTGCTTCATATTACAAGGCTGCACTATGTGTGACTACTGGATTGTCTGCTCCTTACAACAACCTTGCTATAATCTATAAGCAGCAG GGGAATTATGCAGATGCCATATCATGCTATAATAAGGTTCTCTGCAATGACCCCCTGGCAGCTGATGCCTTTGTAAATAGAGGCAATACATTTAAGGAGGTTGGTAGAGTAAGTGACGCTATCCAAGATTATATACGGGCAATTGCTGTCAAACCCTCTATGGCTGAAGCCCATGCTAATTTGGCTTCAGCTTATAAGGACAG TGGGCATGTAGAGGCTGCCGTAAAGAGCTACGAACAAGCATTAATTCTTCGTCCAGACTTTCCAGAAGCAACCTGTAATCTCTTGCATACACTTCAG TGTGTCTGCAGTTGGGAGGATCGTGATAAAATGTTCAGTGAAGTTGAAGGGATCCTCATGAAGCAAATTAAT ATATCAGTTCTTCCTAGTGTTCAGCCCTTCCATGCAATAGCATATCCACTTGACCCAATGCTAGCTCTGGAAATCAG TCGTAAATATGCTTCCCATTGCTCCTTAATTGCATCTCGATTTGCTCTGCCTCCATTTAGCCATCCTGCCCCTGTCCCAATCAAATGTGAGGGGGGGTATGAGAGATTACGGGTTGGGTATGTCCCAATCAAATGTGAGGGGGGGTATGAGAGATTACGGGTTGG GTATGTGAGTAGTGACTTTGGTAATCACCCCTTGTCACATCTAATGGGATCTATTTTTGGTATGCACAACAGGAAGAATGTTGAG GTGTTCTGTTATGCCCTGAGTCCAAGTGACGGTAGTGAATGGAGGCAACGCATTCAGTTTGAAGCTGAGCACTTTGTGGATGTTTCTGCCATGTCATCTGATCATATAGCAAAAATGATTAACCAGGATAATATACATATCCTTGTCAACCTTAATGGATATACAAAG GGTGCCAGAAATGAGATTTTTGCTATGCAACCTGCACCGATTCAAGTTTCATATATGGGATTCCCTGGAACAACAGGAGCAACATATATAGACTATTTGGTGACAGATGAG TTTGTCTCACCACTTGGGTCTGCTCATATATATTCTGAAAAACTTGTTCATCTTCCCCATTGCTACTTTGTAAATGATTATAAACAG AAAAATCAGGATGTATTGAATCCAAAATGTCAGCACAAACGATCAGACTATGGGCTGCCTGAAGATAAATTTGTATTTGCATGCTTCAATCAACTATACAAGATGGATCCTGAGATATTTAGTACATG GTGCAGAATTCTTAAACGTGTACCCAATAGTGCACTTTGGCTACTAAGATTTCCAGCAGCTGGCGAAAGGAGACTGAGGGCAT ATGCTGCTGCACAAGGGTTACAACCAGACCAAATTATTTTCACAGATGTTGCAATGAAGAATGAACATATCAGGCGAAGTGCTTTAGCAGACTTATTTCTTGACAC GCCTTTATGCAATGCGCACACAACAGGAACAGATATATTATGGGCGGGTTTGCCTATGATCACTCTACCTCTGGAGAAAATGGCTACTCGAGTTGCCGGATCACTCTGTCTTGCTACTGGACTTGGGGAGGAGATGATCGTTCCCAG CATGAAAGAGTATGAAGAGAGGGCAGTATCACTGGCCTTGAGTCGCCCAAAGCTTCAAGCTCTCACTAATAAGCTTAAGTCTGTTCGCATGACTTGCCCTCTATTTGACACAGCTCGCTGG GTGAGGAATCTTGAAAGAGGATATTTTAAAATGTGGAATCTACATTGCTCTGGTCAACGTCCCCAACATTTCAAGGTCACTGAAAATGATCTTGAATATCCTTatgatagatag
- the LOC107491990 gene encoding probable UDP-N-acetylglucosamine--peptide N-acetylglucosaminyltransferase SEC isoform X2, with product MAVISVHGDGRHHNHLHPPQLTGSAGSSRPFFSSDCIEPSSLSLLPLHGHASSTEADEELYLSLAHQMYKSGNHKQALEHSKAVYERNPLHVDNLLLMGAIYYQLRDFDMCIAKNEEALGIDSRFAECYGNMANAWKEKGNVDIAIQYYLIAIDINPNFADAWSNLASAYMHKGRVAEAVRCCRQALAINPLMVDAHSNLGNLMKARGLVQEAYSCYFEALRIQPTFAIAWSNLAGLFMESGDFNRALQYYKEAVKLKPSFPDAYLNMGHVYKALGMAQQATACYQNTLQTRPNCAIAYGNLASIYYEQGQLENTILHYKQAIACDPRFSEAYNNLGNALKDVGRVEEAIHCYNQCLALQDNHPQALTNLGNVYMELNMVSAAASYYKAALCVTTGLSAPYNNLAIIYKQQGNYADAISCYNKVLCNDPLAADAFVNRGNTFKEVGRVSDAIQDYIRAIAVKPSMAEAHANLASAYKDSGHVEAAVKSYEQALILRPDFPEATCNLLHTLQCVCSWEDRDKMFSEVEGILMKQINISVLPSVQPFHAIAYPLDPMLALEISRKYASHCSLIASRFALPPFSHPAPVPIKCEGGYERLRVGYVSSDFGNHPLSHLMGSIFGMHNRKNVEVFCYALSPSDGSEWRQRIQFEAEHFVDVSAMSSDHIAKMINQDNIHILVNLNGYTKGARNEIFAMQPAPIQVSYMGFPGTTGATYIDYLVTDEFVSPLGSAHIYSEKLVHLPHCYFVNDYKQKNQDVLNPKCQHKRSDYGLPEDKFVFACFNQLYKMDPEIFSTWCRILKRVPNSALWLLRFPAAGERRLRAYAAAQGLQPDQIIFTDVAMKNEHIRRSALADLFLDTPLCNAHTTGTDILWAGLPMITLPLEKMATRVAGSLCLATGLGEEMIVPSMKEYEERAVSLALSRPKLQALTNKLKSVRMTCPLFDTARWVRNLERGYFKMWNLHCSGQRPQHFKVTENDLEYPYDR from the exons ATGGCCGTGATCTCCGTCCACGGCGATGGCCGCCATCACAACCACCTCCATCCGCCGCAGCTCACTGGTTCCGCCGGCTCCTCTCGACCGTTTTTCTCCAGTGATTGCATCGAGCCTTCCTCGCTAAGCCTTCTACCCTTACACGGCCATGCTTCTTCTACCGAAG CTGATGAAGAACTCTATTTGTCACTTGCACACCAAATGTATAAATCTGGGAACCATAAGCAAGCGCTAGAACATAGTAAAGCTGTTTATGAGAGAAATCCGCTTCATGTTGACAATTTACTTCTTATGGGTGCAATTTATTACCAG TTGCGTGATTTTGATATGTGTATTGCAAAAAATGAGGAGGCGCTTGGGATTGATTCCCGTTTTGCTGAGTGTTATGGGAACATGGCAAATGCGTGGAAG GAAAAAGGAAACGTTGACATTGCCATTCAATACTACCTGATTGCCATTGAT ATAAATCCAAATTTTGCTGATGCGTGGTCAAACCTAGCTAGTGCATACATGCATAAAGGGAGAGTCGCTGAAGCAGTACGGTGCTGTCGACAAGCACTAGCTATAAATCCTCTGATG GTAGATGCTCATAGCAACCTGGGAAACCTAATGAAAGCTCGAGGGTTGGTGCAAGAA GCATACAGTTGTTACTTTGAGGCATTGCGCATTCAACCTACTTTTGCTATTGCGTGGTCAAATCTTGCTGGTCTTTTCATGGAGTCTGGTGATTTCAACAGAGCCCTTCAGTATTACAAA GAAGCAGTGAAACTCAAACCTTCCTTTCCTGATGCATACCTGAACATGGGACATGTGTACAAA GCTTTAGGAATGGCTCAACAAGCTACTGCATGTTACCAAAATACTCTTCAGACACGGCCTAACTGTGCCATAGCTTATG GTAACTTGGCAAGTATATACTATGAGCAAGGACAACTGGAAAATACAATTTTACATTATAAGCAAGCTATCGCATGTGACCCCAGATTTTCAGAGGCTTACAATAATTTG GGCAATGCACTAAAAGATGTTGGCAGAGTGGAAGAAGCAATCCATTGCTACAAT CAATGCCTTGCCTTGCAAGATAACCACCCCCAAGCACTGACCAATCTTGGAAATGTATACATGGAATT GAATATGGTGTCTGCTGCTGCTTCATATTACAAGGCTGCACTATGTGTGACTACTGGATTGTCTGCTCCTTACAACAACCTTGCTATAATCTATAAGCAGCAG GGGAATTATGCAGATGCCATATCATGCTATAATAAGGTTCTCTGCAATGACCCCCTGGCAGCTGATGCCTTTGTAAATAGAGGCAATACATTTAAGGAGGTTGGTAGAGTAAGTGACGCTATCCAAGATTATATACGGGCAATTGCTGTCAAACCCTCTATGGCTGAAGCCCATGCTAATTTGGCTTCAGCTTATAAGGACAG TGGGCATGTAGAGGCTGCCGTAAAGAGCTACGAACAAGCATTAATTCTTCGTCCAGACTTTCCAGAAGCAACCTGTAATCTCTTGCATACACTTCAG TGTGTCTGCAGTTGGGAGGATCGTGATAAAATGTTCAGTGAAGTTGAAGGGATCCTCATGAAGCAAATTAAT ATATCAGTTCTTCCTAGTGTTCAGCCCTTCCATGCAATAGCATATCCACTTGACCCAATGCTAGCTCTGGAAATCAG TCGTAAATATGCTTCCCATTGCTCCTTAATTGCATCTCGATTTGCTCTGCCTCCATTTAGCCATCCTGCCCCTGTCCCAATCAAATGTGAGGGGGGGTATGAGAGATTACGGGTTGG GTATGTGAGTAGTGACTTTGGTAATCACCCCTTGTCACATCTAATGGGATCTATTTTTGGTATGCACAACAGGAAGAATGTTGAG GTGTTCTGTTATGCCCTGAGTCCAAGTGACGGTAGTGAATGGAGGCAACGCATTCAGTTTGAAGCTGAGCACTTTGTGGATGTTTCTGCCATGTCATCTGATCATATAGCAAAAATGATTAACCAGGATAATATACATATCCTTGTCAACCTTAATGGATATACAAAG GGTGCCAGAAATGAGATTTTTGCTATGCAACCTGCACCGATTCAAGTTTCATATATGGGATTCCCTGGAACAACAGGAGCAACATATATAGACTATTTGGTGACAGATGAG TTTGTCTCACCACTTGGGTCTGCTCATATATATTCTGAAAAACTTGTTCATCTTCCCCATTGCTACTTTGTAAATGATTATAAACAG AAAAATCAGGATGTATTGAATCCAAAATGTCAGCACAAACGATCAGACTATGGGCTGCCTGAAGATAAATTTGTATTTGCATGCTTCAATCAACTATACAAGATGGATCCTGAGATATTTAGTACATG GTGCAGAATTCTTAAACGTGTACCCAATAGTGCACTTTGGCTACTAAGATTTCCAGCAGCTGGCGAAAGGAGACTGAGGGCAT ATGCTGCTGCACAAGGGTTACAACCAGACCAAATTATTTTCACAGATGTTGCAATGAAGAATGAACATATCAGGCGAAGTGCTTTAGCAGACTTATTTCTTGACAC GCCTTTATGCAATGCGCACACAACAGGAACAGATATATTATGGGCGGGTTTGCCTATGATCACTCTACCTCTGGAGAAAATGGCTACTCGAGTTGCCGGATCACTCTGTCTTGCTACTGGACTTGGGGAGGAGATGATCGTTCCCAG CATGAAAGAGTATGAAGAGAGGGCAGTATCACTGGCCTTGAGTCGCCCAAAGCTTCAAGCTCTCACTAATAAGCTTAAGTCTGTTCGCATGACTTGCCCTCTATTTGACACAGCTCGCTGG GTGAGGAATCTTGAAAGAGGATATTTTAAAATGTGGAATCTACATTGCTCTGGTCAACGTCCCCAACATTTCAAGGTCACTGAAAATGATCTTGAATATCCTTatgatagatag